ATGTTCAGCAAGACAAATTGCGATTCGTGTCCGTCCGTGTGATTCGCATTTACGCACGATCGCATATACAAATTGCGTAAAGCAAGAATGGCCcttaaaagatttattgaatAGAAGTTATCTAAGCTTTTAGCTTACTTAAAATACAATACGCTATGCACAAgccaatttattaattattatttactctcGAAGAAGATATGTCACTCAAGAACGACGCCATAGGATGATTTGTTGTGTTTTTGGTTAGCATGTGCAAGTttcgttgtattttttttaaatatttttataaagctgaaaatttgtatttataaatattaagcgAATATCAAAAATGAGTTTGAATTACGTTCAAGTTGCAGAAGAAGAGGGAGAAGAACCCATTGAAGTACCTTGTGAAGAAGATGGGTCACTTCTGCTAACTACTTTGGCTGCGCAATTTCCTGGTACCTGTggtttaaaatatcgaaatccTGCTACTGGAACAATGAGAGGTGTCCGAGTATCAGATGGAAAATTGGTCCCACCACCTGGAAGTGGTTGGGATGATTCTTTGTATATCTGTGTTTTCCCAAAaggtaaataaacaaaagcttTGTTTTTAGGGTTAATGAGTATTACCttggcaattttaaaatagatggaTATTAGTGCATATGCTATTTGCATTATCAGAATCTCAATctgaattgaattattttttgtcatgaTATTATATAAACTTCTATAAAATCGAAGATtgcattgtttgtttttcttgtttgaTCTGTATGTAAGCATTACTAGTGGCGCCCCCTTGTacccatttaaatttaatttaataaccatCCTTAGACATACcttataaatatgttatttttaaatgaaataactagtGGAATTGAATattgttatcttaaattttattctatgaacTATGTAGGAACCACTTCTGCGatattaatcattataaatttcaaaacaaatatctgTAGCAGGGAAGACACTAGGCTTTCAAAATCCCGGGTCCCTGGGACccatgacttttaaaaaactgggtccttttgaaaaaaaatgggtcctttacataaatttttaatcaaatataatctttctgaaaaatacttaatagaTTATTAGTACatgaattataacaattataatgcTGTAATAtgctaatattgaaatataatagaaaaataaaataaaacaaaatctaaatttatgtaaaatatttttattagtgtgCTTCCCTCTCTACTTATTTACACTGCTTCCCCCTCTACGTATTTTACAAGACTGAAATATCTTATGTGCTCTTATAATTACATCTTGGGAATTTGACATATCTGGCCCTTCAAGTGTAATCATCATTAATGTTTTCAGTTTTCCTTCAGATATCCTATTTCGAGCACATGTCTTTATTCTTTTCATGGCTGAAAAGCCTCNAGTATAAATGTAATCCTATGAACTATGCAGGAACTACTTCTGCAATATCAatcactataaattttaaaacaaatgtctGTAGCAGCTAACAATAATTCAGGTCTATATATGAAATATGTCTTATTTCTTTTAGGAAACCTTATTTTGATGGGTAAACAGATAAAGaagttaattctattttttattctcaggCCTGTAatcatagaaaatttataaactgcatgttaattcttaaaaattgtattttagatGTATGAGGTAGAGAAAATTTGACTTTTGATTAAGGATATTGTgtttctagttttttaaaattttttatactgttatacttatttttcaaattattaatccttttatctaaaaactacagtatccttttattttaaacctagTTTTGAAAAACTACAGTAATTTCAATAGATCTATAGTAAACCAAAATCTATTGAGATTTCTAATTAAACAGAGACATTTACTGCACATTCAGTCTCAGAAATGAGTTAAagacataattttatgaatattttggaattacatttatttgtatACAAATCATGAACAGGGTAGTAAGGTTGACAAActtttaacaatgaataaaagCAGCCACATCAGGAACCTAACAATTAtgtattgataatattttaattaggatAATGCAAACAGTGTTTAGAGTAAAAtgttaaatgctatttttcttttaaatttatcacatgTAAGAAGgaaagtgttaataaaaaatttttgtgcaaatatttgtatgtagTAAGAGATCAGTATAAACAATGCTTTTATAAAGTTAGTCGATCTTGTTCAGTTGTGTGACTAAATGTATTACAAAAgaagaaatgtatttattatagcaaaacattatttctgtaatatcaaaaccaaaataataattgtgacagttttaatttcattgatttagtttgaaatatttttaaagataagaacttattgaaattattaagaaattataaaactggtatggaaaaaaaaattctatcagaaatagtaatttttacttaaatatgtatataattttgattcaaaacacataattttgtttaatgataTGTTTTAAACATATCTAATAAACATCAAATTCATTAGGATGTAAGGTCTATCctcctaaattttaaatggttttaactAGTTTGTTATGTTTAGGAACAGTTTTTAATACGAAGAAACCAatctttcttgaaaattttaactcataaaagatcaacaattttatttttttactaatattctttattgaattaatttagtgactgaaaataagagaaaatctTGTGATCAACTTGAGAATAGCTCTgctaaaacaaaaagaatggaAACCAAACACAAATGTTCCGACTTAATAGTTCTAGGCTTGCCTTGGAAAACAACTGAGCAAGAACTTCGCCAGTATTTTGAATCGTTTGGAGAAGTTTTGATGGCACaagtaaatattgatattagtattctttcttttcaaGTGCTTcttgtcttatttttataagtaaatcaACATTgaatttcttcaataatttagCATTAAATCCTTAATGTTTTTGTTCATAATTCAGTTTCTTTAccattcaatttatattaatctGATGTATTTCTTTGTTGTAAATTagtgttatattaaaaattattgttattagtaacATATGTTCTTaagatattcattaaatttagttttcttttcaattaatttaaaattattaatagggTATCCGCGCATCTGGAAAGACATGAATTTAGTTCGcagaaaattctaattattaaattggaaTTTACCCCTCCCACAATTTCttggtgttccgaatatctgaatttgtaacaaactccccactcagtcatattttattaaaatataaaatgtttttatcatgttctttaaaaattgtgtttgttcaaaaaatgaagaaaaagaagaagaatgtcatttctagagcaaattatcttctaaacttctgtgatttcagaatttttgttatttatttttttattttttcaatttaaaattctagctgaagtaAGGCAGTGATtggcaaattatttttcattcgaaatgagaacagaaaaatcagagGTATTTCTCTCCTTTCCCTtgtacaagaaaagtatcttaatataattctgcggtaaaaagaaaaaaaatttcttttgagctattttattgcttcaaatgtttatttctctgttttttaaattaaaaacgtataaatatgaagatgcagagtataacagctTTGGTTACacctataatttcaattaatgttattatgatggtttttataatttactgttgtgtttttgtcggagaaaatagtaactttgtaaagtcatgaaaaattcttggaattagtcatgaatttgaaaatctaaaatgtagcagataccctgtattaAATAGAtagtaaattgaattattaaattagataattcGATTTCTACTTAGacctctctctatatatatatacacacacacattgctttcattataaaagaaaatatttttttaaggtgaaGAAAGATCCTAAGACTGGCTCATCCAAAGGTTTTGGTTTCATAAGGTTCAGCAATTATGAGGCTCAAGCTCGAGCTTTATCAAAAAGACATTTGATTGATGGTCGATGGTGTGATGTGAGAATTCCTAATTCAAAGGTGTGtggaatatataaaatttgctttaaattaacaaaaaattatttttagatagtaTGAAATAATGTtgcaatatgaatttttttttttaaaaaaatttgagaaatagtATTGGGAAACACTCTTTCAGTAATAacttgatattttgttttgtttctggaACATGAAGGAAAAGTCATTGATttatactgaaattaaaaacaatgattcCTTGAGATTGCCAAATGTCGCAGGAAGTatgtaggaaaaaatatttaaatacaactaTTGATGTTTATAGGAATCTATTTGATACTTTACAACAGTGCTGCGCCAATTGTGGAAGCCTGCTCCAAATTGAAAGAATTGGCTTAAATTGCGCTAATCTGCGCCAAAAAGGATATTTTCCCCTGGGTATCGCCAAGTCACAATTTTGCAGCAACCAAGCTACTGCCATGTGGTGGATTGCTCTGGATTCAGTGGGaaggattcttgcactctcatatGCAACTCTGCTTCATTTTGCATATTCTCagtttcaggcttcattttccactctCTGAAATGAAACCGAAACTTCTCTCGAATTTTCGGGAACCAACTAAacattgccaaattttaattgcaaaagaaaattttatttctcttgttaatttcatcgttATTGAAGTGCCTTCGTCAATGGCAAGCTAATGGCCTTCTTGCGCTTTTCTATTGATAGATTAGTaccatgattttttaattaacttgagGGACCATTCACTAAGTACATATTTTCATGTTGATCCTCAGAGCAGTGAAGAACCACAAAGCTTCATTTAGCTCAAAATTTCCATctcccttttatttatttaatttaataaagataagaatTAATTGAGTTTCCTAAGCGTAAATTTTTAACTGAGGGACCATCCTCTAAttgcatattgtttttaaacatttattttaatttattactttgttttactaattttttttaNaaagaaatgaaatattaatgtatattctcagtagttttaatttgctaaaccaggtagtttttcaagtagtaattgtctcttatgtgaactgaggaaaaatataatttccagctttattttttcaattggtaattttttttccactaaatgttaagtataaaTGTAatcgtttttataataatagattagtacacaattgtatgtcaacacattgtttattaccttaaactgtctggaatttattattaaaaagggttgcgcttgcgtaaaatttactatcgtggaaattcagcttttttgcgttttggctaatctcatccctgtcgtttatattttattaaaatataaaatgtttttatcatgttctttaaaaattgtgtttgtttaaaaatagaaaaaaaaagggggggaaaagtgtcatttctagagcaaattatcttttaaacttctgtgatttcagatttttattttttcaatttaaaattctagctgaagcaagtcAGTGATtggtgaattatttttattccgaaatgagatCAGAAATATTTCTCTCCTTTCCcttgaacaagaaaagtatcttaagaatgtaattctgcagaaaaaaaattacttttgagctattttattgcttcaaatgtttatttctctgttttttaaattaaatacctataaatatgaagatgcagagtatagcAGTTTTGGTTACacctataatttcaattaatgttatgatgcttttttaaatttactattgtgtttttgtcggagaaaatagtaactttgtaaagtcatgaaaaattcttggagtaagtcatgaatttgaaaatctaaaatgtagcagataccctgtattaAATAGAtagtaaattgaattattaaattagataattcGATTTCTACTTAGacctctctctatatatatatacacacacacattgctttcattataaaagaaaatatttttttaaggtgaaGAAAGATCCTAAGACTGGCTCATCCAAAGGTTTTGGTTTCATAAGGTTCAGCAATTATGAGGCTCAAGCTCGAGCTTTATCAAAAAGACATTTGATTGATGGTCGATGGTGTGATGTGAGAATTCCTAATTCAAAGGTGTGtggaatatataaaatttgctttatatgaacgaaaaattatttttaaatagtatgaaatgttgcaatatttatttttttaaatgagagaaATAGTGttacagtaattaattttaatgttattgcattattttagcAGTAGTTCTGATATTCATTTTCAGCTCACTTCATCAGCCTTAGACTAAAGTTGGCTCatacaataaatgaaattaaactctGGAATTATGGTGTTTAATGTAACCAAGGAAAgagcaaattttattgttattaaatttattaattacacaaATTTTGCATGAATAATTGTGGTATTATGTAATTGATATGTTAAAAGTAAGTAATGAGCGAACTAAGAATTGGGAAACACTCTTAAAGTAATAGcttgatattttgttttgtttctgttCTGGAGCATGAAGGAAAAGTCATTGATTTATactgaaattgaaaacaatgaTTCTTTGAGATTGCCAAATGTCCATGAAGTatgtaggaaaaaatatttaaatacaactaTTGATGTTTATAGGAATCTATTTGATACTATCTAATTCCAAAATAATTGGGCTATTAATGTTTGTGTAATCCAAGGTTTTattctgcttattttttttatcttctcttTATATCTTATCTCCCCGCATAACATATCAAGGATGCTTggagaaagtttaaaatcaaagaaatagaAATGCTTTCTTTAATTCTTGTTCACTCtctgtctttatttatttttatctaatcttTCATTGTCTTgccattagaaatatttttttgaaaattatagggataattttaaggacttttaattttttgtggcTTTCTCTTGTAGGATGGACAAGTTGCTGAGTTGAACAGAAAAGTATTTATTGGACGATGTACTGAAGACATTTCTGCTGATGACCTTGAAgagtatttctcaaaatatggagAGGTAACAGACGTTTTTATCCCCAAACCGTTTAGAGCATTTgcatttgttacatttttacatCCTGAGGTGGCTCAAAGTTTGTGTGGAGAAGACCATATTGTAAAGGGTGCCAGTCTGCTTGTTAGCAGTGCTGTGCCCAAAAATGCTAATGCTAATTACCACAACAGGAAAGGTGACAGTCGTCCAATGACAACATTCCCTCACAATCCTGCTGCATTCGGCCCTGGTGGGCATCATGGTAGCAATGCAAATATTTGGAATCAATCACCATATAATGTGCCAATGAGAGGAGGGGATAATATCCCTAATTTAGCTCAGTTGAGCACAACCCTGGGTTTAGGCAATCCAAATCCTAATCAAGGTGGTGGCAAAACTATGAATACAACTCCACCTACTTTGAGTATGGGTGCCCTGAATTTGGGGGCTGCATTACCTTTGAGTTCTGCTGTTGTAGCAGCTGCTCTTGGTCAAGCTGGGTTGGGTATTCTTGGAAACATAGCAAGCCAGGGAAATACGGAGGAATGTAACAATCCAAATGTTAACACTTCTAATCCTGGACCCAATCCTAATATGGGAGGGAGTGGTTGTCCGGCATGGATGAACCAACCTTCTGGAAGTAATGAAGGGCCTGTGCCGTGGAGTTCTCGTGATCCCAAAGGCTATGGCATGCAGGTTTTAAACTAACTTAATTTTCTccttatatttgttattttttgtagaaattttaaagaaataattctctTTTGAAGAACAACTTATAAGCAATATTATGAATTGTTACAAGTCCCAAACCTCAAAGCTTTAATGGTTCAGCACTGCTTTGTTATAATAATGGTTgttcaatttcaaataacaaacagaattttttttttttataacactaGTGTAAAAGTAGTGCAACTTTATTTCatcaccaaatatttttattaaaatatgttttgtgtttaaaagtCTTTATCTTACACATAAAGCTTGCTATTATTTTATAGAGATATATAAATTGAGACTCGGttgatattttgcatttattacatgcaaatgtgtttttttttttttttcgacttcaaatttgtgttttttgaaatagaaagtTCAATGCCCCCTTCATCTTTTTCatgatcatatatatatattgtaactCATGTTGAACAAGTTGTGATTTTTGTTttgactcaaaattttattttgtaaatggtttacGTGAACATGAGACTATTTAATGGTATGAAAAAGTGGTTTTGAGTGACGATGAATACAAACATCATgttcatttctcaaaatttatatatctcACCTTTCATTGACGTGTTTATTGGATGTGTATCATCATTCCTGTGTGCGTGTTTAAATGAGATAGTGTGCTTCAATGGAAAAGTGCCTTTGAAAAAGGTTTTATGTAATTGGCTCAATGAGCTGGGTTTTTAAAAAGCATCAACAAGCAGAGGAAATTAATAAGGGTGATACATAGCAGTTAAAAAACTATGATAGGATCAgagactaaattatttttactgtgttGTTGAATACTCAGTGTGATGTTTGTATGCTGCACAATCTACTGCTTTTGTAACATCTTCTTTAGAGTGATAACTTCAGTATTTGCTGTTTCACTAAGCTACTTTATCTTTCTAGACAGATTTGTAAATTTAGCTTTTCTTTTCCgaagcatttaaaaactaaacagtGTTTATCTTTCTACTAATGTTGCAGGTTGTAATTGCTAcggcaaaataaaattttattcaaaatcttttgtATTAAGTGACGAGCATGTCAAGTAAAAATTCCAtgcttgattttatttaaatgctgtGGGATTTCGTTAAATATAGCCATTGCTTTTCCAATGAGACAtagtatttaagttttttcctgGTAATTTTAACTATCATTAACCACTCACTcattttggttataaaataacaaacatgtagtttttaaaataaatttttttctctccctttCTAGCAAATTTCCTTagcattttaaacataaaccgTATAGTGAATGATAAGTTATGGCactattaacaaatattatcaGTATCTTAACACAAAAGGCAATTCAGTGTCATTTCACTGATTATACTagtcatttattataattaagtctttatgcaacatatttttattttatatttaatagaagttgtttctttaaatttgttacttaaaatttcattttagttattaaataatagcttAGTTGTAAGTCTCATAATTTAACTGATTtgcctttttaaaagatatttattgatactgatattttattaatacttttgtgaaaatatttattacattattgaattattttaatagttttattattaaaagaaaaaaaactgctgttaagagttttttaagttaacaaaaaacttaataGGACTAAAACAGttacttaaaattgtttccTTTGATCAAGAGtgtatagtttaaattattatcacctttaaaaatttgtgttctCTGTACACGCATCTTGTGTTTAAACCTacttaatcaatttcaaaaaggtattgatttgttaaataaatttattaaaaaatagtaaggaCTAATTTTGCTGTTacaaatctgttaaatttattttataacgaaaTCTGACTGCATTTGAAaactaagttttataaaattctatacaTTTTCTAGGGATATTACAAAACTGGgtatagaataattatattctaGATTTATATGATGGGTATATATGCTTCTTgtgtcttttctttttaaacgcTTCATTTTTCCTTTCACTATCTTGTAGCATTCGATTTAATGCTTCAAGCAGGAATAAACGAACTGTCActgcatataattataattgactACTACTTAAAGATGACAAAAATcattctaatgaaaaaaatgttgaaaaatggtATTAAAAGTTTCTCAATaccattgttaaatttttagagaTACTTTATTTTTCGCTAGTAAAGTGTTCAATAAGCGTGACAGttcttttatttctctaatAAATGTCGAAACTCTTGTACTTCACTGTTATACTActctctttatatatacatGTTATATCTATTATATCTTAAAGTGTTTAAACATGAGTGTGAGTATTGAATTCTCTTGTATGCAAGTATTGTTGTTTGATAATACTAATTTGATGAATAGATGGCATTATCTATGCCAGTAAAGTATGTACTGGATATGATtggtaaatgtttatttgctGTGCGTTGTCTTGAGTCAATGGTTTGTAAATTACGCAAGATTGtctgtttcaataaaatttctttgctgAACGATGTGTGTTTGATTTGATTGCTGATGAAGAACAAATGATGGTTACATGATAATGCTTTGCATGAATGtataaaaatctctttatttttgtgcaattgCCAGCTGGCTTTAGCTTGTTAAAGTGTGGATGATATGATTTTACTCTTAACAGTCAAGTTTTCTTTAACAgtatatttgtactttttttattctctcttCAAAAATCTTTTGGAGCTTTTTGTACATTCATGTAaagacaaaaacaaaagaaGGAAGTGTACACTAAAAAATGGGTATTTCAATCAGATtgaaagtattataaatttcagagtTAATCTTAATTGGGCTTTATTCTGTgttttgcttattgttaaacaaaaaatttaaagtcttggtatttttttatagctaaaaTTAGGTAGTTATCattataataaggaaaattaaaaccaaacaGCGCAACTTCCCAATTTAATTtaggatagaaaataaaatacatgataTACTGCAGTgtgtaaaatttactgttaaaaaaaactaagcttgATTTTGACTCTTGTTTTGCATATGTAAGGCATGGAAGTTTTTTACAGTTGTAAAACCCTCATTTAGTTTTTTCCCTCCAGGATTATTAAGATGTTAATCAAGAGTAGCAAACTGGAAATTGTTTGAGAAGCAAATATgtgtatttgttattaaaaagtttagttgTTAAATGGTAAGCTAATCAGTAGAAACaggaaattaattaacaatgcaGTTTTTGAGCAATCTTGAAGTTAAATTGTATCTAAAATCATAAGGttatgaaaaagttattatctaataatagtaaaaataaatataaattgtccttttataataaaaatgtagcaattATACCAGTACaaagattaatatttgtttgaaaattaaggtattttttatGCTGTTTGGTAAATGAAGATTAAGCTATACTTCTATTTCACAATTATACCCAAATAAATGTAACCTTCGgaataaatatcatttgaatTACATAGAAAGAGATCAACTGTACCTTAGAAATACATATCGAGCAGTGCATGAACAAGCACACttctaaacttattaatttttgatagtttGACTTTCCAAGTTAACATAATTAAAGATTGAATAGATATATAGATACACATATTTTATTCCACAAaacgaaattatatatttttttctcaatttaatatTGGTGAGTATGCCATAAAATAGCCTCTGTTTGCTACTTATGACTTGTGTTGGccaccctttttttaaaaaatgaaagtacaaTTTCTTTAgggtttaagaaaatgaacctAAATTACAAAGTTATGTTAAGgcgaatttatattaattatttagtctTGAATTGAAAATAGGAAAATGCAGTGAAACATTTGTGaagtttttacatatttcatagaaattgataatttaatgtgtgttgtaaaatattataagtgatatttagttttcaaaggAAACTGTAATTGCTGGGAAGGATATATTACTTAAAGAATTTGCAAATACTTCTTGtggaattcaaataattttgtcctGGCTGAGCCGTCAGAAAGGTAATATGGTTGAAGCTGTAATTTCACACACTTGACTGGCGATCTTTCTGTATGTGAAATGAGAGGTCGAACATTTTAAGCAACTTAGGGGAAAGCTGCAGTGTCTTTGTACATGTCCGAAATTGTGACATTTAAAACACTTAAGCTGGCACCTACCACCACAAAGCCTTTCAACTTGGATGGGATAACCAGCAAGTTCAGATTGTCCATAAATCTCTATATGCtgttcattgaaattgaataatgCTATGAAGAGTGGCAGGGGCTTTTATTCATGGTAGTCACTATGGTGTAATCTTTCCCTGTCGGTCGATTCACTgtgtacaaaatggtgactggtgcatgcaAAGTCTGTCAGAGTCGCCCAAGTTCCCATAACCGATCAATACCTCTGGAAGTTCTGAATCGGAGGTTGATCGTGCTCTGGTTTCggttaaaattacaatctgcAGATGGATGGATGGTTTGTGGtaaaagtcaaattcttggctatagatggcgcaactggaaaacaagaagtGCACCCCCTTGCCTTAAATTAGGCTTACCAGTATTGACAAGTGGCATAAGACAACAACATCTGTGTTACTCTGAAGAGATGGAAATTCACATTAGTCAGGTCACTCTCCAGTTTATTGGTGGGATAATCTATGGGCAACCCTCAGAAAAGTCTTCGTGAAGACAAATTAGTTGATGGGAAGATCCATGGGCT
The Parasteatoda tepidariorum isolate YZ-2023 chromosome 9, CAS_Ptep_4.0, whole genome shotgun sequence genome window above contains:
- the LOC107445603 gene encoding TAR DNA-binding protein 43 isoform X2, which encodes MSLNYVQVAEEEGEEPIEVPCEEDGSLLLTTLAAQFPGTCGLKYRNPATGTMRGVRVSDGKLVPPPGSGWDDSLYICVFPKVTENKRKSCDQLENSSAKTKRMETKHKCSDLIVLGLPWKTTEQELRQYFESFGEVLMAQVKKDPKTGSSKGFGFIRFSNYEAQARALSKRHLIDGRWCDVRIPNSKDGQVAELNRKVFIGRCTEDISADDLEEYFSKYGEVTDVFIPKPFRAFAFVTFLHPEVAQSLCGEDHIVKGASLLVSSAVPKNANANYHNRKGDSRPMTTFPHNPAAFGPGGHHGSNANIWNQSPYNVPMRGGDNIPNLAQLSTTLGLGNPNPNQGGGKTMNTTPPTLSMGALNLGAALPLSSAVVAAALGQAGLGILGNIASQGNTEECNNPNVNTSNPGPNPNMGGSGCPAWMNQPSGSNEGPVPWSSRDPKGYGMQVLN
- the LOC107445603 gene encoding TAR DNA-binding protein 43 isoform X1 produces the protein MSLNYVQVAEEEGEEPIEVPCEEDGSLLLTTLAAQFPGTCGLKYRNPATGTMRGVRVSDGKLVPPPGSGWDDSLYICVFPKVTENKRKSCDQLENSSAKTKRMETKHKCSDLIVLGLPWKTTEQELRQYFESFGEVLMAQDGQVAELNRKVFIGRCTEDISADDLEEYFSKYGEVTDVFIPKPFRAFAFVTFLHPEVAQSLCGEDHIVKGASLLVSSAVPKNANANYHNRKGDSRPMTTFPHNPAAFGPGGHHGSNANIWNQSPYNVPMRGGDNIPNLAQLSTTLGLGNPNPNQGGGKTMNTTPPTLSMGALNLGAALPLSSAVVAAALGQAGLGILGNIASQGNTEECNNPNVNTSNPGPNPNMGGSGCPAWMNQPSGSNEGPVPWSSRDPKGYGMQVLN